A portion of the Edaphobacter lichenicola genome contains these proteins:
- a CDS encoding DUF2007 domain-containing protein: MNPFHREPELTFADVYRPMSDLELQSLLAEWHSLMPEARLALAAEFTARNLDYAEPPLPVEDAPPEFRELVTIRRYRDLSEAIVARAVIESAGIFCFLKDENLVRLDWQVSNFIGGIRLQVASGDVEAAEAILSQPVPSEFSIPDQPGFQQPRCPRCTSTDILWERQGRKAALASLYLFALPLPRGSESWHCNSCDLRWQDDE; this comes from the coding sequence TTGAACCCCTTCCATCGCGAACCAGAACTCACCTTCGCCGACGTCTACCGTCCCATGTCCGATCTGGAGTTGCAGAGTCTGCTCGCCGAATGGCACTCGCTGATGCCTGAGGCCCGCCTGGCCCTTGCGGCTGAGTTCACTGCGCGCAATCTGGACTACGCCGAACCTCCTCTACCTGTCGAGGATGCTCCACCTGAGTTCCGTGAGCTTGTCACCATCCGCCGCTATCGCGATCTCTCCGAGGCCATCGTCGCTCGTGCCGTTATCGAGTCTGCGGGAATCTTCTGTTTCCTTAAAGATGAGAACCTCGTTCGTCTCGACTGGCAGGTCTCGAACTTCATCGGCGGCATCCGCCTTCAGGTCGCATCCGGTGATGTCGAAGCGGCCGAGGCAATCCTCTCGCAACCTGTTCCCAGTGAGTTCTCCATCCCCGACCAGCCTGGATTCCAGCAACCCCGCTGTCCTCGATGCACTTCCACCGACATCCTGTGGGAGCGCCAAGGGCGCAAAGCCGCTCTAGCGTCGCTTTACCTCTTTGCGCTGCCGTTGCCTCGGGGCTCGGAGTCGTGGCACTGCAACAGCTGCGACCTGCGCTGGCAGGACGACGAATAA
- a CDS encoding bestrophin family protein, which yields MLIYVGRPLLLLVLYDLAVVIAYQVMHLNWIALPHIPLALFGSAIGIILGFRNQSAYARWWEARTLWGAVVNNSRSWGRQVTTSMLPSKSEEAEEVKQIQRRMVYLQIAYVHALRQHLRKLEPWPELAPLMSEQELNSLRNEKNVPLSIQEMMGNLLRECLMRGWIDRLQWQAMDESLNDLADAQGGAERIKNTPMPKQYDYFPQLFVHIYCVLLPLALVTNMGWFTPLGSTLVGFIFLALNKIGQDLEDPFENTIYDVPLTSITITIETNLRQLLGETTLPSATTPVEGVLW from the coding sequence ATGTTGATCTACGTTGGCAGGCCGCTGCTGCTGCTCGTGCTCTACGACTTAGCTGTGGTCATCGCCTACCAGGTCATGCATCTGAACTGGATCGCGCTGCCACATATTCCACTCGCTCTGTTCGGGTCGGCTATCGGTATCATCCTCGGCTTCCGAAACCAATCGGCGTATGCGCGATGGTGGGAGGCAAGAACGCTCTGGGGCGCCGTCGTAAACAACTCCCGTAGCTGGGGTCGCCAGGTAACGACTTCGATGTTGCCATCGAAGAGCGAGGAAGCCGAAGAAGTGAAGCAGATCCAGCGGCGGATGGTGTATCTGCAGATCGCGTACGTTCATGCGCTGCGCCAGCACCTGAGAAAGCTGGAGCCATGGCCTGAGTTAGCTCCGCTGATGAGCGAGCAAGAGCTGAATTCGCTCCGGAACGAGAAAAACGTTCCTTTGTCGATTCAGGAGATGATGGGCAATCTATTGCGCGAGTGCCTGATGCGCGGCTGGATCGACCGCCTGCAGTGGCAGGCCATGGATGAGAGCCTGAACGACCTCGCCGATGCACAAGGTGGAGCAGAGCGCATTAAGAACACACCGATGCCGAAGCAATATGACTACTTCCCGCAGTTATTCGTACACATCTACTGCGTACTGTTGCCTCTGGCGCTTGTAACCAACATGGGGTGGTTTACGCCACTCGGATCGACGTTAGTCGGTTTCATCTTTCTAGCACTTAATAAAATCGGGCAGGACCTCGAAGACCCATTCGAGAACACCATCTACGATGTCCCACTCACCTCAATCACCATCACCATCGAGACAAACCTGCGGCAGCTCCTCGGAGAAACAACTCTCCCTTCCGCTACGACACCGGTCGAAGGGGTGCTTTGGTAA
- a CDS encoding energy transducer TonB: MRSRLSISLAMAMLMAISAAGAITLAQEPANAPEGSSLPVGSKDRPVRVSSGVMAGLVVHKVDPANPTANMTGAVVIAATIDDHGKVIQMTAISGPEALHGAALAALRQWTYKPYLLNGVPVFVSTMVTVIFPRTR, encoded by the coding sequence ATGCGGTCACGTCTCTCGATCTCCCTTGCAATGGCGATGCTGATGGCAATCAGTGCGGCAGGCGCAATAACTTTGGCGCAGGAGCCGGCAAACGCCCCTGAAGGGAGCAGCCTTCCGGTGGGCAGCAAAGACCGGCCCGTGCGAGTGTCCTCAGGCGTCATGGCTGGACTCGTCGTCCACAAGGTCGATCCCGCCAATCCGACAGCCAACATGACCGGCGCGGTCGTCATAGCCGCTACGATCGACGATCACGGCAAGGTGATACAGATGACCGCTATCTCCGGGCCGGAGGCGCTGCACGGCGCCGCACTCGCCGCCCTGCGTCAATGGACATACAAGCCCTATCTGTTGAATGGTGTGCCCGTCTTTGTGTCGACAATGGTGACAGTCATCTTTCCGCGTACACGATAA
- a CDS encoding ABC transporter ATP-binding protein, giving the protein MPHSSTLPPQPDHRSATTPLHTTPDGTLNSTSAPIILARDLGKTYRSGKLEVPALRKVNFSITPGEFVAIVGPSGSGKSTLFYILGGLTGASSGSVLIDGIDFATLSDAERTKTRRAKIGFIFQRFNLLPTLSAMGNIEIAHDIANLGASTKRELDRPLLQHLTEMLGIQGRLDHRPNELSGGEQQRVAIARALINRPAIVLADEPTGNLDTKNSDAVLKMLRQSSRELNQTVLMITHNPEAAQIADRILHMRDGEMTHIEDGNG; this is encoded by the coding sequence ATGCCTCATTCTTCCACGTTGCCCCCCCAGCCCGACCACCGCTCCGCCACAACGCCTCTTCACACGACGCCTGACGGCACCCTAAATTCGACGTCTGCGCCTATCATCCTCGCTCGCGATCTGGGTAAGACCTATCGTTCCGGCAAGCTCGAGGTTCCTGCGCTCCGCAAGGTCAACTTCTCCATCACTCCCGGCGAGTTTGTTGCCATCGTCGGTCCTTCCGGCTCAGGGAAGTCCACGCTTTTCTATATCCTGGGCGGCCTCACCGGCGCCAGCAGCGGTTCGGTCCTGATCGATGGCATTGACTTCGCCACGCTTAGTGACGCCGAGCGCACGAAGACCCGTCGCGCCAAGATCGGCTTCATCTTCCAGCGCTTTAACTTGCTGCCGACGCTCTCTGCCATGGGCAACATCGAGATTGCCCACGACATCGCCAATCTTGGTGCATCGACGAAGCGAGAGTTGGATCGCCCGCTTCTGCAGCACCTCACCGAGATGCTGGGCATTCAAGGGCGCCTCGACCACCGCCCCAATGAGTTATCTGGTGGCGAGCAACAGCGCGTCGCTATTGCCCGCGCGCTCATTAATCGGCCCGCGATTGTTTTGGCTGATGAGCCAACCGGCAATCTCGACACGAAGAACTCCGATGCGGTTCTGAAGATGCTTCGTCAGTCCAGCCGTGAACTGAATCAGACCGTCCTGATGATTACCCACAATCCAGAGGCGGCTCAGATTGCTGACCGTATTCTCCACATGCGCGATGGGGAGATGACCCACATCGAAGACGGTAACGGCTAA
- the acpS gene encoding holo-ACP synthase: MVLGLGTDLIETKRIQESMDRFGERFLERVFTAGEITYCRRKKNAAESFAARFAAKEAGAKALGTGISHGVNWKELEVRREVSGKPTLHLSGRAAELAEAMGVRRLQLSLTHSRELAMAVVVAED, from the coding sequence ATGGTACTGGGGTTGGGAACAGATTTAATCGAGACAAAGCGGATTCAGGAGAGCATGGACCGATTTGGCGAACGCTTTCTTGAGCGGGTGTTCACGGCGGGGGAGATCACCTATTGCCGCCGTAAAAAGAATGCGGCGGAAAGCTTTGCAGCACGATTTGCTGCAAAAGAGGCCGGGGCAAAAGCTCTTGGAACCGGGATCAGCCATGGAGTGAACTGGAAAGAGCTGGAGGTGCGCCGGGAAGTGAGTGGGAAACCTACGCTGCACTTGAGCGGGCGTGCGGCCGAGCTTGCTGAGGCGATGGGCGTACGCAGGCTCCAGTTGAGTCTGACTCATAGCAGGGAGTTGGCAATGGCTGTGGTGGTCGCGGAAGACTGA
- a CDS encoding DUF4352 domain-containing protein produces the protein MRATEFLMLGTVGWTGVGALGVLVSWLRGEKLRVKRGIQWLIGVWVVYLGVLMGVSLVQKQRVVAIGETQCFNNICFTVTGMEEVPRFVPRDGRRLVRVSIRVTNRGRSAQSNSLMKAYLVDGQERRWKESSGVNGVNLTAKVAADSSVTSEPVFEIAGDATELGLVLTQGWRQPGVLVIGDSDSVMHRRTMVKLGR, from the coding sequence ATGAGGGCCACTGAGTTTTTGATGCTGGGGACAGTGGGGTGGACCGGAGTAGGTGCACTGGGGGTTTTGGTGTCGTGGCTGCGGGGGGAGAAGCTGCGTGTAAAGCGCGGGATTCAGTGGTTGATCGGGGTGTGGGTGGTGTATCTGGGAGTCTTGATGGGGGTTTCCCTGGTACAGAAGCAGAGGGTGGTGGCGATCGGCGAGACACAGTGCTTCAACAACATATGTTTTACAGTGACGGGGATGGAAGAAGTGCCCAGATTTGTGCCTCGGGATGGACGGCGCCTGGTTCGTGTATCGATTAGAGTTACAAACCGTGGCCGGTCGGCACAAAGCAACAGCTTGATGAAGGCCTACTTGGTGGATGGGCAGGAGAGACGGTGGAAGGAGTCATCTGGCGTGAACGGAGTTAATTTGACCGCGAAGGTGGCCGCGGATTCTTCCGTGACAAGTGAGCCGGTCTTTGAGATTGCCGGAGACGCTACGGAGCTTGGGTTGGTATTGACGCAGGGCTGGAGGCAACCAGGAGTCCTTGTGATTGGAGATTCGGACAGCGTGATGCACCGTCGGACGATGGTAAAGCTGGGACGATGA
- a CDS encoding magnesium transporter CorA family protein codes for MPWYQLDDAKDLKLDKLAKQYNLHPLHIEDARNEDESVKVDTTSAYTFAVFKPVRLVPDPDNPGEQMPAFSPIDIFAGKDFLITISDPTCPTSEQALARARRDGDDEHPGKLLSLILDTIVDLYFPAIDHFDDRIDQLEDKVFDDPSPEILQSVFAIKRELIDLRRVLVNTRDASLHLQRDPDTVIDAEHQPYMRDTYDHVARLLDSVETQRDLLNNTLDIYLSSVANRTNEVMKVLTVLGTIALPALAISGIYGMNLKGLPFEDSPHGAELVGGITVIATAILLYVLRKLQWL; via the coding sequence ATGCCCTGGTATCAACTCGACGACGCGAAAGACCTGAAGCTCGACAAGCTGGCGAAGCAGTACAACCTTCACCCGCTCCACATCGAAGATGCACGCAACGAAGACGAGAGCGTTAAAGTCGATACAACATCTGCGTACACGTTTGCGGTTTTCAAGCCTGTACGCCTTGTCCCGGATCCGGATAACCCCGGGGAACAGATGCCGGCTTTCTCTCCCATCGACATCTTCGCGGGCAAAGACTTTCTCATTACGATCTCGGACCCTACCTGCCCCACGAGCGAACAAGCTCTCGCCCGCGCTCGCCGAGATGGCGATGACGAGCATCCGGGTAAGCTTCTCTCTCTTATCCTCGATACCATCGTCGATCTTTACTTTCCAGCTATCGATCACTTCGACGACCGTATCGACCAACTCGAAGACAAAGTCTTCGACGACCCTTCGCCTGAGATCCTGCAGTCCGTCTTCGCGATCAAGCGCGAACTCATCGATCTCCGTCGCGTTCTCGTCAATACGCGCGACGCATCTCTCCACCTTCAGCGCGACCCCGACACCGTCATCGACGCTGAGCACCAGCCCTACATGCGCGACACCTACGACCACGTCGCCCGGTTGCTCGACTCGGTCGAAACTCAGCGCGATCTTCTTAACAACACACTCGACATCTATCTGTCTTCGGTCGCCAATCGCACCAACGAAGTGATGAAGGTACTCACTGTGCTTGGCACCATCGCTCTGCCCGCGCTTGCCATCTCGGGCATCTATGGAATGAACCTCAAGGGCCTTCCGTTTGAGGACTCTCCCCACGGAGCGGAACTGGTTGGCGGCATCACCGTTATCGCCACCGCAATCCTCCTCTACGTACTCCGCAAACTGCAGTGGCTTTAG
- a CDS encoding transporter, with translation MLRQRLLPILLILLVCAGPIAAQTAPATKPAPNTAAVQAKDPIDVKLQEALRERDAIIRNLLERVSELEWRLNGGFTSPAKVDEKPVLTAASSSRVINSVVSTSTYDNTERQATEALDQALIVRGGLLLPSGTLEIDNTTSYLSASADHVTVDGFALLPVLVVGDITSERVREDYLLPAFTARLGLPHKFQGDFQIPYGYELIRTVDAENVQTSSSSFGLGDISFGLSRQFVTEHGKWPDMLANVRFKTTTGKDPYNLASSQVALGTGFPGLQGNLTMAKSSDPVVFFGNLNYTANLPANHTVPANDPTNPQATMVGHFNPGSSVGFQIGSILALNPETSMTVSWDQRFTRSTQLNGVDIPASYLVEGTLRLGTSYLYAPGRTIDLSFGVGLTPDTPNLQFSVGLPFRLGLWGPKQKKLER, from the coding sequence ATGTTGCGGCAGAGACTTCTACCAATTCTTCTGATCTTGCTGGTTTGTGCTGGGCCTATCGCAGCTCAGACAGCACCAGCAACGAAACCCGCACCAAATACCGCGGCCGTGCAGGCGAAAGACCCAATCGATGTGAAGTTGCAGGAGGCTCTTCGCGAACGAGACGCCATCATTCGCAATCTCCTAGAACGAGTCAGCGAACTGGAGTGGCGATTGAACGGTGGATTTACCAGCCCCGCCAAGGTCGACGAAAAACCTGTTTTGACTGCGGCGTCCAGCAGCAGAGTGATTAATTCCGTAGTATCCACTTCGACCTACGACAATACGGAACGGCAAGCAACAGAAGCGCTGGATCAGGCCTTGATCGTACGTGGCGGTTTGCTGCTACCCTCAGGAACGCTCGAGATCGACAATACAACCTCCTATTTGAGTGCATCTGCGGATCACGTGACGGTCGACGGATTCGCGCTACTGCCGGTACTCGTTGTAGGTGACATCACCTCCGAGCGGGTGCGTGAGGACTACCTTCTGCCGGCGTTCACAGCACGGCTCGGGCTGCCGCACAAGTTTCAGGGCGACTTCCAGATCCCATATGGGTATGAGTTAATTCGAACCGTTGACGCAGAGAATGTCCAAACATCTTCGAGCAGCTTTGGACTTGGCGATATTTCATTTGGGCTCTCGCGACAATTTGTCACTGAGCACGGAAAGTGGCCGGACATGCTGGCCAATGTGCGGTTCAAGACAACGACCGGAAAAGATCCCTACAACCTAGCGAGCAGCCAAGTCGCGCTGGGGACTGGCTTTCCGGGGCTTCAAGGAAATCTAACGATGGCGAAGTCGAGCGACCCAGTGGTGTTCTTCGGAAATCTCAACTACACGGCGAATCTTCCCGCGAACCATACGGTCCCTGCCAACGATCCAACGAATCCGCAAGCGACCATGGTTGGCCACTTCAATCCGGGATCGTCTGTAGGTTTCCAGATTGGATCGATTTTGGCGTTGAATCCGGAAACATCGATGACGGTGAGCTGGGACCAACGGTTTACACGTTCTACCCAGTTGAACGGAGTCGACATTCCGGCGTCGTATCTTGTGGAGGGGACATTGAGGTTGGGTACAAGCTATCTGTATGCACCAGGAAGAACGATCGACCTTAGCTTTGGTGTAGGCTTGACGCCGGATACGCCAAATCTGCAGTTCTCTGTGGGGCTGCCGTTCCGGCTGGGTCTGTGGGGGCCGAAGCAAAAAAAGCTGGAGCGGTGA
- a CDS encoding MlaD family protein — protein sequence MPSQQEVRWSQLKVGVIVLISTIILVTLLFLMTSSSGLGILSHKLTVETYFANSAGLKTGAAVNLEGVTIGTVKTVTIDNSPERKLTPVKVVMKMNEKFATNLKKDSKASLSTVGVLGDTVVDINSQFAVGPPLQDGDVLKTLETPSLTDVVKASQGTIESLNVILAKANVIVDNIQSGKGTIGQLINSPELHTKINAAVDQLLTLEKNLNAGHGSIGKLLTDDSLYNRLNDTVAKLQNIATEVDSGKGTAGKLLKDDSLYKNLNSTLAHANSIMADADAGKGGLGLMLKDPKFRQDLSHTLAQINELVTGVNDGRGTLGKLATDDAAYTNANKLLVSSNELVAAIRTDPKKYLTIHLKIF from the coding sequence ATGCCCAGCCAGCAGGAGGTCCGGTGGTCACAGCTAAAGGTGGGCGTGATCGTACTGATTTCGACCATAATTCTGGTCACGCTACTGTTCTTGATGACCAGCTCGTCGGGGCTCGGAATTCTGTCGCACAAGTTGACGGTGGAGACATATTTTGCAAATTCGGCCGGGTTGAAAACGGGTGCAGCCGTGAACCTGGAAGGTGTGACGATCGGCACGGTAAAGACAGTGACGATCGATAACTCGCCGGAGCGCAAACTCACGCCTGTAAAGGTGGTGATGAAGATGAACGAGAAGTTCGCCACTAATTTGAAGAAAGATTCTAAGGCTTCCCTGTCGACGGTCGGCGTATTGGGCGATACTGTGGTGGATATTAACAGTCAGTTTGCCGTGGGGCCCCCGTTACAGGATGGCGACGTGCTGAAGACGCTGGAGACGCCTAGCCTCACTGACGTCGTGAAGGCCAGCCAGGGGACGATCGAGAGCTTGAATGTCATTTTGGCGAAGGCGAATGTGATCGTCGACAACATTCAGTCGGGTAAGGGTACGATCGGTCAGTTGATTAATAGTCCCGAGCTGCATACAAAGATCAACGCGGCGGTGGACCAACTGCTCACGCTCGAGAAGAATCTGAACGCCGGACATGGCTCTATCGGGAAGTTGCTGACCGACGATTCGCTCTATAACCGGCTGAATGATACCGTCGCCAAACTGCAGAACATCGCCACCGAAGTGGATAGCGGCAAGGGGACGGCCGGCAAGCTGCTGAAGGATGATTCGTTGTATAAGAATCTGAACTCCACGCTAGCGCATGCGAACTCGATAATGGCAGACGCAGATGCAGGCAAGGGCGGCTTGGGATTAATGCTGAAGGATCCGAAGTTTCGGCAGGACCTGAGCCATACGCTGGCCCAAATAAACGAACTAGTGACGGGTGTGAATGACGGCCGTGGCACACTGGGCAAACTCGCGACCGACGATGCAGCTTACACAAATGCGAATAAGCTACTTGTTAGTAGCAACGAGTTGGTTGCGGCAATTCGGACAGATCCGAAGAAATATCTCACTATCCATCTGAAGATTTTCTAG
- a CDS encoding C39 family peptidase → MNCLKSILAAGLVSVVLFPAPARAQNAAAPSGVRESKNIRSLKEIRDEGVVRQRWDMSCGAAALSTLLTYDFKDSTPETSIVVWILHRVDANRVRSRGGFSLLDLKHFSEARGYHAEAFSGMSIEDLALEKTSVIVPIRVKGFDHFVVVKGIFAGHVILADPGFGNMTMRVDRFETLWKNGVVFVVHPPDERMIGERNLSVASRLVPDETVITRKIGVTVPSMFLY, encoded by the coding sequence ATGAACTGCCTGAAATCAATACTTGCTGCTGGATTGGTGAGTGTTGTCCTCTTCCCTGCCCCCGCACGCGCTCAAAACGCTGCAGCGCCGTCGGGGGTGCGGGAGAGCAAAAACATCCGCAGTCTAAAAGAGATCCGCGACGAAGGCGTGGTGCGACAGCGCTGGGACATGAGTTGCGGTGCGGCTGCATTGAGCACTCTGCTGACCTACGACTTCAAAGACAGCACGCCAGAGACGTCGATTGTGGTGTGGATTCTGCATCGCGTTGATGCAAATCGAGTGCGCAGTCGGGGCGGATTTTCACTTCTCGACCTGAAGCATTTCTCTGAGGCGCGCGGATACCACGCGGAGGCTTTCAGCGGCATGTCGATTGAAGACCTTGCGCTGGAGAAGACTTCGGTCATCGTCCCAATACGCGTGAAAGGCTTCGATCACTTTGTCGTCGTGAAAGGCATCTTCGCCGGTCATGTGATCCTGGCCGACCCGGGCTTCGGCAATATGACGATGCGGGTCGACCGTTTCGAAACACTGTGGAAGAACGGCGTGGTGTTTGTTGTTCATCCACCGGACGAACGGATGATCGGAGAACGAAACCTTTCGGTGGCGTCGCGGCTGGTGCCTGACGAGACAGTGATCACTCGCAAAATCGGGGTCACTGTGCCGAGCATGTTTTTATATTGA